TCTGGTATCCGGTTTTCAGCCTCACCTACGTAATTtaacatattttttttcttttctatgtgTGACTGTTAGGTTTTTTAGTAACTTAAAAGTGTGTGAAAAAGTTATAAGAGTAAATAACTTATAAAGTTTAACTAGTCTTtgtacccgtgaaaatcacgggtgcATTTGAGATTGATTTTATAAGTTCATGCATAAACTTAATCTTGTTGGTTTGGAACACATAAACATCTTTGTTGCTTTGTTGTGTATACGCTGGCACGCAAAACTCTTGCACATGAATTGTAGTTCATGTATTTTGGTATTGGTAAAAATTAGAACATCTTAATATTTAATTTCGCATGAACTGTGATATTATTATGTGGGTATGTAAATATTAGTAGCATATTAGTGTTACCCAAAACAATTGGTTTTATTGAAAATTGTGATACATATAATACCAATAATTGTGTAGCTCAATATCATCAATGACCAATATTTTCTTATATACTATAAATGAAAGTGTGCACGCGGATGTATTAACAAATCTAGTAGTGTCGTTACCGTAAGAATATCGTTatataatatgatattatataaTCTGATTTGTCATTACTCATTACTAACATAATGTATTTATGTTGTACACTTTTCATTtgcctaaacctaattctctaaAATCCTAAAATTAGTACCAATCAAATCTATCCGAAattttcaattatgaattctAGTTTGATTTTAGAACATGTAAGgagtatttgatttttttttattagaaATCATTTATCATATTATTGTTATGTTATTTAATAGTTTATAGTTACATCTATTATTGTCATATGGCTCGTTGAATTTTCAGGCTATTTGCTATTGCATTTTCATATATCACAAAATAGAAATTAAGAGTTCGCAAATAAATGAAAAGGCTACTTGTTATCCACAATAAAAAGTtgaatttttttgttaatttttcaAGTAGGTGGCCTAAAGAACATAAAAAATAGGATAAAGATATCATCATTTACCGCAATAGTGAAAAACTACTTATCGAAATAGTGTGCAAAACATCATTAACTTCTACCTCCCttcgtctcattcatttgtttagctTTGAATAAAATACCCCCGAtaaagaatataaaaggtaaataaataattagGACAAtagtattattttttattatactCCATATATTGGAGATCATACTAATATAAAGGCAATTAAATAAGAATATATATATGAAATAGACTATCTCAAGGCCAAATTTGAGGATGCATAAGTGAACAATTACATCCAAACAACATAATTTTTTATATAATTCACTTTCATTCTAATGTACGATGACTTTTTAAAAAATTAGTCAAAAAAATAGAATTACCTTAGTCAATTTTCATGATAGAGTGTTGTTGCTTTACGGGGTCTCTAGTTTTGCTCTCCCAAATAATTCCACTTTTCAATAATCTAAAGTCCAAAGGTAACATTAGTAGATAAATAATTATTAGAATTATAAAATAttcaaaataaaaattaaaactcaCCTTTGAAACAAAATAATAACAGTAAGTGGACATAAAATGAACATTTTTTTTCCAATTTATTAGGAAGTATGAAGAGGGGAGAAGATAAAATGGCAATTGAAAGAGATTAAAGAGGGGAGTCGAAGAGTTGAAGTAAACTGAGAAGTCACGATTAGAAAGGCATAGCTGAAAGAATTTTGAGCGGTCGGATGCTAAACAATGGAAAATAGTTACGGGTAATTAATTATTGACATTAATAAACTCATTATTGCCTCAATTTTACTCAAGCAAATACTTCTTTTTAGTGAGGTCACGAAGTTTATCAATTGTTTAGAGGgttaaataaatataaatatctaATAATAATTTGATTtgattgataatccatgtcacatttAAATTTGCCATGTCATATTAAAATTTGCCATGTCACAATTAAATTTGGCATTTTTGATACCCTTTTAATAGTATTGTATAGATTATGAGAGTAACTTTTAAATGTgaaattgataaaaaaaatttcatgtgtactactatgctagtatttccacgtggactatattttgccacgtcacaattaattgttgccatgtcacatttgtctacgtggcgtttaATGTCTAgctttttaataatatttatagatactAATAAGGTTTAATCAGCAACATATtggatattttgtgatttatgtatatattttattattttattctagAAAAAGGCAACCGTATCGGATACCGTATATCCGGTTTCATATTTTGCCGATCCTTATCCGATACGATTTTTAAAGAACCGTATCGGACATCCGAAAATCCGTATAATTAAATTCGTATAGCGTATCGGATACGTATagtaaaaccgtatcgtataattTTGCTTAGCCCtaattaggccccataactttTACAAAAAGTGAAATCCAATCCCGTTTTTATTTTTAACAAAAATATATCATTAAATTATTTTATATTTAGACTCATTGTACATTAAATAATTTTTAATAtttaaaagtatttatataatttatCAATTAACATAGtttttagataaaatatttttactagttttaatATAATTGATATATATACATACGAAATTTCTCtacaaattataaattttatgtaATTCATTCAAATGTTTTTTTTTCCCGAAATGTATAATAAATTTCATACAATTTAtaaatatattaaaaataatttcaTTGTATGGATAAATTGTATAAATGGATGATATTGATTTTTTTGGTGCAATTTTGGTTAGAAATCAAAAAAATGGATTCATTTTCACTTTTAGTCAAAGTATGGGGCCTAATTGTTACATTTGTAAGTTATGCGCTTAATCTCACAATTGGTGAAAGCTATGTGGGTTAATCACCACTTTcacgtaataataataataataataataataataataataataataataataataataataataataataataataataataataataataataataataataataataataataataataataataataataataataataataataataataataataaaaaataataaaacaataataatattaacaataaataaatattattcacaatattaataaataaaaactattaagtttaagatgaGTAAAATTGTAATAggctgaactgaatgaagctgaactgacttaattgaactgaatgaagctgaactgaaaATAAGTTAGAAAGAATACAGTAAGGATCCTTtgtcccacttttgtgtcccATTGTGTGTGTCACTCCAATCACCTTTTGACACATCACTTGTTGCAAAATAAAATGTTGTactaattatattaatttgttgatGTGTTAGAAGGTGATTGTAGTCGCACAAATATTGGGACATCAAATGGGACAGAGAATCCCCACTCGAAAGAATAGGGCCTAATTGAAATATTTCGTATAAAATAATTGATGGAGATTAGGGTTTTTAGAGATTTTTtggccttctttttttttttttttttttttgttgagggAGTATTTGTATCATTGAAATAGACAACCTAATTGGAACAACTTCATTAGACTTTCAACTTCCTTCACACTCTCCCATTATCGCGACACGCTCCGTCCGCTCACCAAACCGGTCTTCCTTCCACCGGTCTGCTCCGTCATTCCGTCCGTATATCGCCCTCCTGTCTTACATCACTCCCTCCGTCTGTCAACGCTTTGTGTTTGCTTAAATTCTCAATTAGGGTTCttaattttttaaatttaattaaattGGGCACCTGTTTCATTTGTGGCTGCCATCAAAGCTCTTACAATCATCTCTAACAATCTGATCAGGTGAGATTCTATTATTCAATGTGGTTTAATTGATTTACAGTGGTTTTCACGTTTCTTTCACCTCTTTTTGCTCGAATTATGATGATTTGATTTGAGGGGTTTTGTTTGATATAACTTCGATGATAAATGATTTTCCTTGGACATTCTCTTTGCTAAAAAATATACCGAGCCGTATGTTGTTGTAATGTGGTTTAATTGATAAATGACTTTACTTTCTTCATAATTTGGTTTAACGACTGATTAACACTTGTATTAGTAATGTTAATCATATCATAATAtagttgttattattgttctttttaAGCATTTgtataacatgtttaattcatttgTTGCCTCAGTACCCATTTagaaattactcattaggaattaTATTTGAATAATTCCCGTTTAAGACTGTCTTTGAATGTTAAATATCACTTAGTGATAAATGCCTAAGGTTTCCAAGTTACAAGAAATAAATTCGATATCAATTCCCCAAATGTTCTCCGGTTACTTGTGTGGAGCGTTATTTGTTTTACATCGTGTATTTGCgtggggaattgctgccgaattctTTTAGGTTGGGGTGATAAGGAACTAGATGGcatgttggtgttggtgttttgTATAACATGTTGATGTGGGGGGCGTGAAGAAACAACTTAGAAACAACTTAAGACCATGTAAATTAATCGATTTTGTGAAGAATTTTAATCAATTTGGTATATTTGTCCATATGGTATATTTTGTAAGGtaaaaaatttggaaaaatgGAAGAACAGAAGAAACGATAAATGGAAGAGTACATTTGTCAAGGGTAGAACGGTTAgttcacgtcttttttttttgCCAGAAATTCGGAAGATACAAAAAGTTGATAAGAGGTAGTTCACTCCTTTCGAAATAATCTTTTTAGATTGATTTTTAAACTTTGACAATGAATAAGTGTAAAAAAATAACATGATAATATAATATTCACATTCATCATAAAATAGTCTTCCATTAAAATATTATTGAGTTAAAAGGGGTGTTAGAGATCGTGTAAAATAgtaattttgaatttgaagtaAATAATTTACCCTTATTTTAATTTTGAGAGCGGTTAAAAAAACGTCTTAAATCCTTAAATTGCTAACTCAATTAGTCAATTCCAATACTCAACGAAGACCTAAGGTTGGCAATTGTCTGTTTGGCTTCTTCTATCCTTTGTTTTCGCCTTGGGTTCTTCTTTAACCCAGATTTTCAACCGcatattttcttttttcttcataATCTTCATCCTACATACCCATAAAACCACAGTAAGTTATAATTTTTTGTTTGTACATTTGAATTTCATTTATACTGTGTATTTTGGTTCCATTGTTACTGTTGCATTTACACCATGATCAATCGTTCATAGATTCAATCCGTTGGtgaattagtgaaaaattgaatatATTGGGGCTTTTGAGTTCAGTTGCTAAAAAGTGAATACAGTCCATTTTATGTCTTTTTTCAGTATTTGCCCAGGCATCAATAATCACAATTGGAATTAGACTGTAGAAGGCACGAGGAATCGTAATGTTTCAATTTTGAGTATAATGCTTCGATTTAGAGTTTTGCACTGACAGTTTTGTATATATTCTGTGATTTTTTTTCGTTTGCAGTCCCGACATTGGTATACTCGTAGATTTATATGATGGTGAATTATCATATGTGTCTAGTGTTTTGTTATCAGTTTGGGTTCTCAAATTTGACAGAGCCTCTCTAATCAAATATACGGCTAGTTCCGAATGTCTGATCCTAGGTTTTAAATTTCAATCTTTGACCTTGTCCAGTCCGACCAGGGATCAAAGTTTTTTTTGTCTTCAACATATTTGTCAGTCTATGCAACAACTTTGTAATTTTAGGTCCGGGCTGGATGGATCATTTCGCTTCTTATTATGTTATAAGATGTAGTGAGATGACCATATTTGGTGTTATATTTGAGTGATGGGTGCAAAGTTTATTCGTGTAAGGCCAAATTAAAGATTTGTTGCCTGGGTTAGAATGATGGGTGGAGATTTTTTTAGTCTTGGGAGAGTTTATGGACCAAATCGTGACAGTTAATATTCAACATATATAAAGTTGCTGATGTTGGCTTCTCCGTTATTATGTTTATTCTTACATTTTCTCAATGACTGTAGTTGGCTTCTCCGTTGAATGGGAAACTTAGTCCGGTACGTTTTGTTAATTAGCAGGAGATTAGGTGAAGATGCCTCCTAAAATTGCTGATGTTCGTCTTGTCGCTTCCCACCCAGAGGTTTATGAACCTTGTGACGATTCATTTGCACTTGTCGACGCATTGCTTGCTGATAGAGCAAATTTGCTAGAACACCAACCCACAATATGCTTGGAAATTGGTTGTGGAAGTGGATATGTCATCACCTCCTTAGCCTTAATGCTCGGGAAAGAGGCTAATGGTGTGCACTATTTTGCGACTGATATCAATCCATGTGCGGTGGAAGTGACATGTGAAACACTCAAAGTTCATGGGGTTCATGCTGAGGTGGCAAACATGGATATTGCCTCAGGGCTAGAGAAGCGTCTTGCTGGGCTTGTTGATGTGTTAGTCGTGAATCCTCCGTATGTTCCAACTCCAGAGGACGAGGTTGGGTGTGCTGGAATTGTTGCTTCATGGGCTGGAGGGGAGAATGGAAGGAGCGTTATTGACAGAATATTGCCAGTTGCCGACAATCTTTTGTCCGAGAAAGGATGGCTATACATGGTTACTCTGTCTGAAAATAAACCTGGGCAGCTTTGTGCTttaatgaataaaaaggggtaTGCATCGAAAATCATTGTGCAGAGATCAACAGAAGAAGAAAGCCTTCAtatcatcaaattttggcgagatCCTGATAGTGATGTAGAGATCAAGAAGCGAGCTAGTAAAGGAAGTCCTACATCTATTTTTTCCAAATTTCAACGTTTGCCATTCTGGGGCAATGGAAATGCAGACTCGAATTGATCAATGACAGATTCTTCGGTGTAGAGTGTATGTGATCCAATTATCAGATTGGGTTATTTCACCAAGAAATCTTGTTATTTTGGGTTGAAAATGAAGTGCCGAAGTGTCATACCAATGTTGGAGAGTCGAGTATTGGACATGGGATGCTAGTAATATGAGGAGTGGAGTAAAATAGATGACAGAATTGAAAGCTGAAGCTATTGTTGGTATATGAACTGAGAGAGATAGGGAAAGGCCAAAGGGGCAAAGGGTGATGGGCACTTCCAAAACCACCAGCAAGCAGCTTGCAATAGGATCTCAGGTTCGAGGCCAGGGAATATTTATCGACCGCATTGCATGCCCATATTAGCTACTAAAACCACAACCCTAAGAGAAGGAATGACAATTGTAGTCCGTGAAGCAATAGCCATGCATTTAAGATAACCGAAATGACTAGAAAAGGAGGTGTGCTGTTTGATGTGTGCTATTGGATCTTGTTGCATTCGTGGGCGGATAAATTATCCGTGGGGCCTGTGGTAATGAAAATGCTCGCAACTCTAAGCTCTTGATTCTTATATGTGTCTGTCTGTATGTGTCACAGTTACAGTAGTTTGCAAAAATATTAATGCATGCCTGGCCTATGTTTTTGGCAATTGTTTCTGAAAGATTCTCATGTTCTTGGCTTTGaatgaaaatatttgaaatgtcCCCCAAGTCTTTCACTTGTCAGAATATCGATTGCCTGACACGGAGACGCAGATTTACATGACGCGTCTGGAACCTGGTGCTCAGCTTACATTGTAACCTGGTGACGGCTATACGAGGCATCTATGCCTTGTTGGCTGACTATACCTTGGATGAAGTCCTTATATTTTCAATGATAGAGAACTCACATAAAAAGCAATCTTCTAATGCCTAATAAGTCAGCATTTCAGATGGCATTATATTTCGACTGTAAAATGTCGGTTCCTTTAACTTTGGATGTTCAGGTCTTTTAACCGGAAAAAAATGATAGGATAATGCTCTATGTAGTACTGTCGTACGATATTACTCGTAGTGAGTTGTGACCAATATGTTTGTCATACCACATCGGACCGTTCCCTAGTAGGAGTAAATACTGCCTGGTGTCTAACAGAATTCCGTGTTGTTGCTTGAGACTGACATTCAAGTCTTTTGTAACCCCTAAACAGCTATACATCTATTGATTCTGCATCTAGGGGTTGTCAATTGCCATTCGTGTTGGATGGGCATCTCACACATACACTGCCTGGCAAACAGGTCTTTTGAGCCGAGTCAATGTCATTTCGACTGCGCTACATATCAGGGATTAGGTGGGACACTTAAGGGAAGCTTATTTTCGGGTCTGTTCTCTTATTGGCTCAGTTAGGCTATGCAGCATTTGAGGAAGGTCATTTTCAAGTATCAACGATTTGGATAAGTACGTGGTAAGTGGTTACAagcatttttttttaatattatctATGAACAAGAGTTAAATCAAGTGGTAAGAAGTCTCTTATCTAAGCTATGAAGTTGGAGGTTCGATTCTCACATGCGATATAGTGTTCTCATTTAAACCAAAAAGATATTAACTACTTGCTCCCTATAGGAGAGTGTTAACAAattttatctttattttaatgtAGATAATAATTGAATGTGGCCTTcaaatatacttcctccattcaactccactctaccatggTATAATTTGCACAAATGTTAAGAAAATAATAAAGTAGTAATAAAAGTACAATGGAAAATGGGATGGATGATTAATTTGTCCATAAAGTGGGTAATTATGTGGGCCAACTAgtggcattttgtgtaaataattGTTTGCCATGAGGATAAAAGGGTCATTTTACTTGCTTTTTatggaaagtggtagagtggagttgaatggatgaaaaaggaaatatggtagagtggagttgaatggaggaagtactagGATTGGCCAACAAAATTTGCATTTCGGGTTTTTGTGACACATCTATCGATGATCATTTAGATCGGGTTAATTTTAAGAGTCAATGAATAGCTCATTCTATAATCCTTTTATTATAATTCCTACTTATAGTGATCTTATATTTTACTTTAACACCAAATAAAATACGCATCGCTTAGTAATCACTTGGGAAGTCTTATTTGAAGCAACTAAAATTTGACCCAAAACAAAAGATGGGTACTTTTTTCTTTCCTTCTCTTATTCGTCCATCTCATTTTTTattcagttagtcttgctgaagacgggtcggagcaaatgacgggtaatgccactcacaaaatggatagggggacaaggtgggggcacctccatgtgcttctctttctcttctatttgggtcatttgtgagaggaaatggtatccgtcattcAAAattgacggatacgtgccgtcttcaatgagattttgtgttttttattaacttttccatttaccctccccaATTTATATCTACATCTATGCAACAATGAATTTttccaataatattaatttacaCCAAAAAATTTGGGAGCCTCCTCAAAAACAACTCAAAAGACCTTACTTTTTCTTTGGGAACCTTCCCTACAAATAGAGGAGCTCCATTTGTTGAATGGGTGTGTGCAATAATGGAATTCCCCATTTAAGGAGAAAGAGGGCATATAGGAACGGAGTCCATATCCTCTCcctttcctaaaaagaaatggagagtccATTTCCTTACAACGGTTGAGATCTTATTCTGCCAACATCTAACGGTCCTAAATTTATCCATAAAaataaagggaaaatggaagTTAGAGGGTAAAGTATTATTAAATGGGGTTGAGAGGGAAATGGAgagaaggaaatggagaggatcctaaTCCATAGGAACAAGTCCATAtcctcttcatttcctaaaaagaaatggagagtccATTTCCTTAATTTCAAAAGGGTAGACCCTTTAATTTGAAGATACAGGTGTGGATCTAAAATTGTCAAATCTTTTCTTTTGCAGTACACTTTCAAGTTTCAACAAATATGAAAGCAAAGTTGGTTAAAGGCAAATGATCAGTCCAATCCAATATGCTAAGTAGACCTATTTTATGTAATTGACCATTTTAAAAGTTGGATTAGGAGTAGTGCATTCTCACTTTGTTAGTTCAATCCAATAAGCAACtacaacaaaatttcttcaagtCCAATATGCTAAATAGAcctattttatgtaatttatgtaaTCTTATAGACTATCTAACCCTATAACCAAATCAGATTTAGCGAAGAGAACCATGTAAATCTGATACTAGGTCTTGGGATAATATTCATTTACTAATCATAAGTTTTAAGCTGGATCTTGAAAACCCAAGACTTAATTTAAGACTTATGACTAGTAAAATGTGAGTGAAGAAGAGAGTCTCATATATTGTTTTAAATATTTTTCATGAGTCTGGATATCAATATAGGGATAAAGTGGAAAAATATAAAAGTCTGAACTAAGTCttaaaatataaattataagATGTTAAGTTTTTAAGATCCATTTTTAGCAATCAAATAAAGATGGCCTTATATTGGAGTCAAGTTCAAGTAATTTAAGTTTGTATTAtaatcctctatttactaaaagaataggcaaAATTCCAccttttcccgcctaaaacataTTTCCTAAAATATTGCTTGGTATTTTTGCTTATACTATAGGTATGGACATGATAGGTTATAAATGGACGTGTTgagccgtgaaacattgtcacatttaaaagatgagtgtggcggagatgcgtatgttgaggtggatgtgcgacCATACAAGGAAAaatcgattaaggaatgaggtgattagggaaaaggtaaaagtggcgccaatagagaacaagatgatggaaaatcgactaa
The Silene latifolia isolate original U9 population chromosome 11, ASM4854445v1, whole genome shotgun sequence genome window above contains:
- the LOC141611970 gene encoding uncharacterized protein LOC141611970 translates to MPPKIADVRLVASHPEVYEPCDDSFALVDALLADRANLLEHQPTICLEIGCGSGYVITSLALMLGKEANGVHYFATDINPCAVEVTCETLKVHGVHAEVANMDIASGLEKRLAGLVDVLVVNPPYVPTPEDEVGCAGIVASWAGGENGRSVIDRILPVADNLLSEKGWLYMVTLSENKPGQLCALMNKKGYASKIIVQRSTEEESLHIIKFWRDPDSDVEIKKRASKGSPTSIFSKFQRLPFWGNGNADSN